Part of the Musa acuminata AAA Group cultivar baxijiao chromosome BXJ2-7, Cavendish_Baxijiao_AAA, whole genome shotgun sequence genome is shown below.
CACTATAAAATCAAGAATTTCACAAGTTGAGGTGTAACATTGGCATACAGATATTTGAGTATTTAAGAGAGTATAGTCATTAGATTCTGTATACAAGTATATCAGTGGACACAGATATAAACATTCAAGTGGACATCATCTTGATTTATACAAGGGGACATCATCTTTTGGAGTAGACCAAGGATactccattgtcggatccctcggaAACTTCCTGAAGTTGAGAAACGGTGCCCATAACATCAACCTTGATTCACATTAAAGAGAACTGGTATCAGCATTCATTAGTTGGAATACATGAAATGATTTCTACGATGCCATATGTCTGCTTTGTAGAAAAGTCCCTACCAATTGTGTCATAGTAGAATGTATCAGCTTAGTATACATTATGGTTTCAAGTATCTAAATTGAGTCAACTGCTTATTTACcatagaagaagaatacaaaattAGACTGAATGCATACCTTATGATTCTGAACAACCTGAATCTTCAATTTTGATGAAGCTACAGGTAACATATATGATATGTGCTAAAGAGAACTATAGATGCTATAGAAGATTATGAGACAATAAGTATCAGTGGCACGAAGAAAGATAAGAGGAAGATCTAAAAAAATTCTGCCGAACACTATAAATTAGTGTTTTCAAGGTTTGTTTCACGATTAATTAGCCACATTTTAGCTCATTTTTCTGtgtcaattattttatttttcaaatctaATTGAAACacctaaaataatttaatttttcctCTGTTGCTGCATTAGCATTTCAGTCGAGTAGATTTCTCATCTTCTATAACTACTACAAAATATTTTCTCTTAATTCATGAACATGACCTTGTGAGTGAGATTGTTGCTGACAAGAAAAGACAACACCACTCCAGCTCAAGTCTTCCTAGGAACTGAGATCAGTCTACTCACCCAGGAAAGAAGATGAACACACACATGAACTGCAGATACGTCTCGAAAAACTTGCGCTTGTACCATCGCAGCCTCAGCCAGTTCATGATGATGGGCTGCAAAACAAAGCAATACACATTTTCACAAACACGAGCGAGTCTGCTCTACATCCGAAAGCAGCAAGTCTCTCTAGACTCACCGGAATCACGAACAGATAAAAGACCGCAACGATTCCTCCCGATATCAATGTCGTCACCAAATCCTCTTCCGTGTTGTTTCCTGTCACTGCCAATGCCGATGGCGCCTCAACCTGAGCCAAAGAAAGCTTCACAGAAGATGGACAGACGGTAGTAAAAGGAATACCCAAGGGAAGTTGGACTAACTGCTGCCAAAATGGCTCCATACTGGAGAAGCAAAGCGAACTTGTCGAGCTGTGAGCTTTGAGTTTTTGGAGAGACGCATCGAGGAGCCTGTAGCTGGGCAAACACAAAAGAGGTTAATAGCAGCGCTAGATATCGAACCGTGGGAAAGAGGAGGAGGGTGACCTTATTTTTGCGAATGGAGAGTCTGCTCCATTTGAAATTAGGGTGAAAAGATGGTGAGAGTTGCGACCTGGGAAGGAGGAACGAGGATTGGAGCGTTGGGGGGACGAAGCTCCACGAACTGCTCATCTTCTGAGAGGCTTGAGGTGGGGGAGCCGACCAAATGGATAGCGGTATCCCGAGCATTTTATGGCCATGTGAATTCCACTGATATATCAAGTATTTATGGATGGATATATAACGCCTTCCTCTTCCACATTCAGAAAAATGGAGCATATGTTTTCACTAGTGCTTTAAAaagaaggtatatatatatatatatatatatatatatacgtaactTTGAGAATAAAAAAACTATGTGTTCTAATTAATATACGTTATTTGACTATCAATATGGTTATGTTGATttcaattgatattaatattttattaaaaaacttttaatttttaaaaattatcataaaacgCCCCCATCTTCAAAATTTTTcgaattttttttcataaataatgattttacaccttgtCACCTTTGGTTTTACCATCTTTACATGTTGGTTGCCTCTATATATTGGTTTGCGAGTTAGTCTCTTATCAATCTAACTCTATTACTATTATTGAACACAGGCATCTCTCATTATTGCCCGTAATCCTCTTTTATCATCACCTATATGCCCCTCTTGGTATCGACTATGGATGAGAAAGTGACTCGTGCACTCTCATCATCGCCCATAGGTAATAAGAAAATATGACAAGGTGTGAGCAAAGATTCGTATTTATTGGTAACCCTCCACTCGATTGTTATCTTTGGTGATGATTAGTCCGAGAAGGATAGAGGTAAAATAAAACTTTCATTCATGAAGTGAATGCTTTGTAAGAATTTTTGTTAactaaaaatttttattttaagaattcatccttattttttatgactcctataaatttaattttacaATATAAAAAAGTCAAATAAGTGATGAGAATAATAAGAggtatttgatgaatttaaaatttaGTATTTTTTAAAACTTACTAGTGGTCATAGatgataaagaataaaatttagtATTTTTGGATTATGACCTTTTTTCTCGTTTCTCATGTTCCTACGAGGACGGACACATACGAAGAATTTAAtagttaaaatatataatattaaattttcaaggaaCAAATATGATATTTCCAAACTTTTTttcgaaaagaaaaagataatatattattTCCAAACTTTTAAGTATAGACATGCGAAACACCAAAAATGTTTATATCACATAGCTAGATTGAATGCATCAACTAAATACGATGTGCAATTAGATAGATTAAATGTTCACGTCAGCAGACTTGAACAATAAAAATGTTTCTAtgctttatatgatttttttatccTAATCTCTTTGGAAATATCAACAGTGTGTTTCTTGCTGGAAACCACAATAACCTAAACAAATAAAAAGCGATACCCTTTTTCCTTGCTAAAGTTACAGTCCTGAAACCGATGATACAGCATCCACCttgaatggcttcaaaaatagtgtTTATATGGCACTTGTGACATAGAATAACATAAAAACAAAAGAATAAGAGGTCGATATGAACTTTGAACGCTTCCTGTATTACAATTCCTTTAGATGCCTAAAGTTTAGGCCCATCATATCTGCacgacaagaaaattttaaacacGAGAGACCTGAATCATACAACTGCATGAACAGTTTAATCGATTGCAGAGAGTAAACAAGCACCATTTTACCACAATAAAAATCCATTGCAAGCCTTATGCACTTATGATATGTGCATACAAATGGTATATTCAATATGAGAGACGATGAACACCGTGAATCTTGCTACAATAGGAATCAGTTGCGAGCACAATCTTCTTACGCAGTGGAGAGTGCAGAATTCTCACCAAGTCTTGGGTGTTGAATCAGATGAATTCCATTAGAACACATTTGGACTGATGTTTCTATTTTTACTTCCTGAAATAAAGGCAACCTTGCATGGCATTCAAAAAATGAACAGACCACCATTGCTTACATCTAAAAAACGAGTTATGCACTCAACAAAAATTATGTGAGATATACAAACGCAACTCCTGTTAGAACAAGTAACCAAAATAATTTGAACTTCAGAAGCAAGAAGTCTATTAATATGTTTAGTTACAGCTTTGAAATCGGAGTGATGCTTTAAGTTAGCATCCCTATATAGAAAGATTTGGAATGGAACAGCATCTACTAAAAACTTGGAAAGTCACCCTTGATCAAGTTTTGCCTTGTCCTAGAAAAGTTATATATATTACGAGAGTAAAAGAAAGGGCAGCCTACTTTGATACAACTAAACTTAATAAAAaccataaaatgaaaaaaaaaaaaaaaaactttgacaAATTTCATGATTTTACTAAGACCTGCAAAAATCATGAAATTTTGCAAGTTTCATGCTTTCGTAATACAAGAATCTGTTCTCAaagcatcaaaatctaagaagataaTAGATGTGTTATCCTTTGTTCTTAAGGTTCTAGCTTCACTCAACACATTGTTTGCAATCATATCTGCCGAGTTTTGATCATCATTATTGCTTTTCTGTTTCATCTGTGAAATACAAGTTAAAAATGATCAGTAAGGACTAAGAAACCTGAAAAATATACTAATTTAAGAGAAATGTTAAAGATCTACATGCCTGAAGGACAAGCTGCACTGCCTTTTTCATGCTGATAACATCCCACAGTCCAtcactataaaaaaataaaaatatgcataaaaGTTATATGGAAGTCAACAAAGATCAAGAGAAATATTTATTTTGTGTAAGTAGAAGTAAGGTAGACTACCTTGCTATCAATGCAAATGCTGTGCATGAATTCTCAATTGCCACAACCTGGCTTATGTACGGCTCTGAACTGAAGTGGTCATCTTGTTCTTTCAGAAACTTGTCACCAAGCATTCGGCTGATGTTTAATCCTGTAAGAACAGAAAATACTTAAatataaaattcatatatataagcTGGCCCTTCAATAGTTTTCTGCCTGATACCATGCTACAAGGAATCTTTGCAACTGGTGCATTACATAAGAGTATCACGGAATTACCACAAAGGCGTGTTTCACTTTCTTTTAATGGTTTTCCTAATTTGGCAAAGCGAGCACGTTCAGTTGTACTAGTTACCCTATGATCCTCTGTCATAGGGATAAGCTTTCCATTAACACTGCAATGAAGACAACATTTAGGCAATCAATGAAAACAAGGTAAAGATACAATGGCAAAATTGCAGATAGAAACTTTGAAAAGTTCCTATGAATTGGTTTGAAATAATCTCCTTAAATTATTTAttgtatattttaattaataaaagtAAGATCGACACAATGGTTTCCGTGATTGTAATTAATAAAAGTAATG
Proteins encoded:
- the LOC135582425 gene encoding NAD(P)H-quinone oxidoreductase subunit L, chloroplastic-like isoform X1; the protein is MLGIPLSIWSAPPPQASQKMSSSWSFVPPTLQSSFLLPRSQLSPSFHPNFKWSRLSIRKNKLQAPRCVSPKTQSSQLDKFALLLQYGAILAAVEAPSALAVTGNNTEEDLVTTLISGGIVAVFYLFVIPPIIMNWLRLRWYKRKFFETYLQFMCVFIFFPGLMLWAPFLNFRKFPRDPTMEYPWSTPKDDVPLYKSR
- the LOC135582425 gene encoding NAD(P)H-quinone oxidoreductase subunit L, chloroplastic-like isoform X2 is translated as MLGIPLSIWSAPPPQASQKMSSSWSFVPPTLQSSFLLPRSQLSPSFHPNFKWSRLSIRKNKAPRCVSPKTQSSQLDKFALLLQYGAILAAVEAPSALAVTGNNTEEDLVTTLISGGIVAVFYLFVIPPIIMNWLRLRWYKRKFFETYLQFMCVFIFFPGLMLWAPFLNFRKFPRDPTMEYPWSTPKDDVPLYKSR